AATGCAACACCGAAAGGCATTTTGCATCATAATAACACAACTTTGGCTGCTAagcttttaacataaatttatgaaaagcacacttcccttttctgctttatttacCCGCTGGAGCAATACCTCCTTGGTGTCATTTCCAAATCTTTCATGTATGAGCTGTGTGTTCTTCTGTGAGTTACATACCTccctgtgctttagtttcctcatgtgtgaaaGGGGGTAATAACAGTACTTACCTCAGAGGactgctgtgaggatgaaataaattaatgtcTAGAAAGGCTTAGAACATGACTGGCTCCTAGTAAGTGCTATGTGTTACTCTTATCATTAGAACGGAAATATTTcaaatcatctattttatatattttattttatttttaagaacttttattgagatccaattgacatacaataaactgcatatatatttacagtgtacactttgatatttttttcttattagtaatgtatatgtggcaatcccaatctcccaattcatcccacttggtgttcatatgtttgttgtctacatgtttgtctctatgtctgccttgcaaactggttgatttgtaccatttttctatattccgcatcaTTTATACACTTCAAAAAGTATGGGTCTCTTATTCTTTGCCTGAGTGACCGCACCCTCACACTGTTTTCCTGGTTAATTATCCTTTCAGGCTTAGCTCAATTTACAATAGAGAAAAGTTAGGACAACCTGAAGGGCTAGGTAACAGAATGGTTAAATACAAATTTTGGTATAAAAATTTGGTGTATCCACACACTGAAACATCTTGCATGCTAATTTtgagtaactttttattttttaatgacatgGGAGAATACACAGTAACGATAATAAGATATACTGGCTTCAGAAAGGCTTTtaagtaacaataataaaatacaaaaaccatGTACAGAATGCTGgataacttttgttttcttatttatgcctttctctattttctaaattttgtacAGCAACCATGTATATTTCCTgtaaaagaaagcaaagtaatataaatttttacaaaatcGGGCATCATCTTTTTTGGAAGCCTTTCTTGACACTTTATCATAACCTTCCAAAGCATGTGTGcccagtgcctgtcacatagtaggttctcaatagacttttactaaattattttcttctctttctggataTTCCCTGCGACGAACCTGGAAAGAACGTCAAACAGGTATGAATGTGCTATTTGAAGGGAGAATGATGCTTCCTAAGGAATACTTCACGTTTTCTTGAACCCACCATGTACTGGCGAGGCTTTAACCTTTTCTCAGGAAGTTAACATACCCTGAAGTCACTGCCTTCCACCTTTGACGTCTGAAGAGCAGGCTGTGGCCGGCAATGAAGGCACATTTCCACTTCAGGAAGGGTGGGGATCACTGATGAGCGGCTTCAATCAGCTCACTGTCCTACGGACTCCATCCTGAACCTGGCACTTCGGATAATTGTGTACTTATTTCTTCCATCTGCAATCCAGTTTCTGCTCCCATTCTCCCCAAGGgatgtggctaccatattggcAAGACTAAAGGAGTCACCTCTTCTTAGTTTATTGTCTTGGCAGAACGACCATATATTCTAGCTCAGCTTGGCTTTGCAGTCTCAACATTCACTCACAAGGAATTCTCTAGTTCCGGGCGCTCCAGCTCCTAGTGGCTTGCGCTCTTGGTCCCGACACCCAGTGGCCTCCCCTACACTTGCCTCTCAGTGCTCTCCTTCCACGAAAGCACAGAAAGTTGGGATTGAccacctctgcttcctgcccCTCAGCAGCTTTGTAATCGCTTCTGAGAGTCTGGTACCTTCAGAGACTTCCCACGTGTAAGAGAGGGTCACACCTGTCAAAGAAGTCTGGTCATCTCTGGACCAGGAGTTGGAAGAAATTGGGTCTTGACACATGTCCTGTGTAACCTTAATCaagttttttatcttttctaggTCTTGCTTCCTAATCTGAGCCATGGCAAAACAGATTGGGATCAGATAAAACCATAGACGTGGATATGCAGAGGGAAATCAAAGGTCCTAGGACTTTTGTAAGGTTGTGTTACTGCTGTGGCCAGTGGTCCTGCTTTcagcctggggaggctgggaggacagAATGACGAAACAGATGTGAACGTTCCCAAGATGGAGTTTCAAGCACAGTGGCCGTCAAAGGCGTGGGAAGGGAAACCTCTCATCAGCACGAGTGAGAGGAAGCAGAGGGCTTCCCTGCTCGGGAGTGAGGGGGCGGCCCACAGTATGCACGTGGGGCTCCTTGGAGCCATGGTTCACTCTGGTTGCCACTTCCCATATCCCTGAGCTGGAGGCAGCTGAGTCCTAAAATAGTATCCTTTACCATAAAACCCTGGGGCAtgtgggctgagggagggggaggaggagagttaCTACCCATCAAGGCTGAGGAATCACACTGTGGATAGAGTGTCATCTGTACTTCCTTTGGCTAAATGGACTTCCCATCCTGAGTCCATGTTACCTATCACAGCCCCTCCCATTAAAACTGGTAGTTTGGGCTGCCTCTGGACACTTATTAACACCTACTGCATACACAAGGGATAAGCATAACCCAGTTTCTGCATCAAGGAGCCCCCTTTCTAGCAGAGGAGACAACCAAGTAGCCAGATGTGTTAAAGGTGATGTGATGGACGTAGCACAGAGGGAGGTGCAGAATTCAGTTGGAAGAGAGGTCAGGGAAGGTTCTCTAGAGGAGATGAACACTGCTTTGCTTGTGTATTCGAGAGACATTTTTTATCATTCTCTATCGACTCTTACTTAGAAGTGGCCTCCATATGTAAATCTTGGAGGCCATTGATTTAGCTAAACATTCTGACACAAACCTTTGTACTCTCCACGTGAAATCTGGCTGAGGTGAACACGGCATTATTGTCAAGAGCTTCATGAATAAAAGAGCTTTACCTGCATGAGCCAAAGCCCAAATCAAGGCTGGGAGGCAAACATCAACAGTGAAAACTCCTTGTGTGGCCAATCGCCCACTCTCAACTGCCATCCTTCTTCTCATGTATCTTCATAAGAGGTACGTTCTTCCATGGCTTGAGGATCAGCGCTCCCCACTCATTTAGATGGAAGTCTCCACGTCAAGGGCTCTTCCTCAGCGCACAGAGGACTTAGCCTTGACTTGGAACTATTCATTCACAGCCAAGGGATGGTGTTCTCCAATGTTTGGGctcttggagattttttttctacctctGACGTGACACACACCTTATTCCATCTCACAAGATAGTTGTTTCTGGCATTGTCAGCACCATCACTAGACTGAGGACTCTTTGAGGGCAGGCATGGGGCTTCATTCGGCATTGTCTGCCCTGACATAGGGCGGGGGGCTCCTACCTTGGGTTGAATGGAAATGCCACGGATACCAAAGTCTATGTAGATTCTGGGTACCACAAGATACATCCTCCTTCCCTTGAAGCAAGGTTCTTGGTGCATGAAGATGAACTCCATCAACCAGGAGAGACCATGGGAGATACTGGCGTAGGTGTCATCAGAGATCATAGAATGTTAGAGTTGGGGATGGGGGTCTTGGTGAAGATCAGAACATTTGAAGCAAGactcacagaaagaaaagagtgagGACAGAAAGGATAAAGTTTGTGCGCATGTGTAGGTGGtgcaggcagggagaggggagagtgaTGATGTAGCATGACATGGTACTGCACTTAGTGATACTGAAATGCTCGGAGATGCTGCCCTGACCCCTTCTATCCTACATCTACAGCACCCAGGAGGCCTGGctccctcttttccctctttaCCCCTCCTCTTCAAAGCAGAGGCAAGTAGCAGTGTGTGGCTGGGGGTGAGCAGGTGGGTCAGAATGGTTGAGCTGAAGGTGGGTAGACATCCTGAGCCCATCATCCTAGCAGTCCTCACTTGCCCCGCTTCATGCACTACTGTATTCCTGGCCTTTGGAAGCTTCACGTGGTCACCTTCAGGCCCACCGCAACTACCTTCACATAAAGGCAGGGCTTTACAAGAACACAAGGAATTCCGTGTGGATGGCTGGGAAGTACCCACATGCTTAGATTACACACGTTATCTGTAACATAGGTGAATTCATTGTCATGTATATCAAACTCCATTTTTACACTGGAGGCACATGCTTTATCTGGGTCTTCTAAACTTGatccttcctgctttctttctccttttctgttattGGCCCAAGGGAGCACACTGAAATCTTGATTTCTTTTGTATTCCCATCTTGTTCCAGGGCAGATGGACCCAGACTGCTTTCCTGCATCCAGTCCTGATACGAGGGGTCTTTGTGTGCATGGAGCCTAGGAGGCCAGCACTTTCTCTCTGGTCATGTTCTCTATGTGTTCTGGAGGTGACAGGgtagaaagaaaatggattttagaGTCAGATGAATCTCAGTGCAAATCTTGGCACTGCCACGTAACAGCTGTGTGGCCCTGAGATTATCACTGAACTCTGTTCTGCTGTCTGATCCTCATTGCCTCATGGGAGTAATCGCACCCCTGCTCCGGGTTATGGTAGGGTTAGatgtcctctgtgtgtgtgtgtgtgtgtgtgtgtgtgtgtgtgtgtgtagggcagcttgcccagtgcctgacacatagtacaTATTTGCTAGGTAGCAGCTCTACTTCTGCTGGGGCCTTCTGCACATTCCATGCTGGACTCTTTCTTTATGCCCAAGGAAATACACAGGGCACTGAAGTCACTCTGCCTAGGAGAAGGAGGCCCGCAATGGGACATGGAATCCTGGCTTTCTCTTCCTTGTTGGGGCCAGGCCTGTAGCCACCCTGGAAAGTTTGACATGCAGTCTCTAGCTCCTGGAGGTGCTAACCACTCAGAGTCGGATGGTTCTCATCTACAAGCCCCTTCTAGCAGGTGTGAAGGTTTCATCTTTCCTGTTGGGCTTGCAATTCTCCCCCAAGTCTCAGTCACTGTCTTTGGTGTACCACTTCCCTCTGGGGTTCAGCCCACTTCTTCTCTCCTGCACCTCCCTCCGCTTTCCTCCGTGATGACACTGCTGGGGAAGAGAAAGCTGTGCAGAGGTCCTCCCAGTCAgcgagcttcagtttccttattggtACCGTGACATCATCTGTACCCTGGAAATTCCACTCGCCCTTCTGTGCCCTCACCTCTGTTCCGCGCCTCGGAGTTCCTATAAAGAGGGGCTCCCAACTCAGTATCAGCACAGAGCACAGAAGGGTTCTGAAGCTTCTGCAGTCTAAGCTCCGGGCACGTCTCTCCTCCACCAAGACCATGAAGCTGTGTGTGACTGTCCTCTCCCTCCTCATGCTCATGGCTGCTTTCTGCTCTCCGGCACTCTCAGCACCAAGTAAGTCCACTCTTCCAGCTGCCACCAAGTCAGGTATGTAGGCAGTGCTGACTTTTCGAGTTGGGGCTGGTCTAACACTAGCATCTGGGGTTGGGGCAAAAGGGAGCCGGAAAGATGTCTAAGTGGCCAGCTGTTAAATGTGGAGTCTGGTAGACGCTCGGTAATGTTCCAGATCCTGTTTTCTTAAGAAGCAGCACCTCCTAGACTGGTTTAAGCAAgcccctgtctctctctgtgccttggtttccccatctggaaaatgtAGAGAGTGAGACATGTGCTCTGAGACCCAATCCGGCCTCAAGCTTCTAGAATTCTTTCACGGTCTTCTCCTAGGATGCTCTATTCAGAAGACGACTCCCACTCAGCGTGGGCGGGATTGGAGACAAGGGACCATATTTGGGGATCTGGTAGATCCACAGGGACGCCCAGTGAATATCTATGGCTGGAAGCCCAAATGAATAGCTCCGTGTAGAGCTTCTGTCTCACCTCGGCCTTTCTTTCCAGTGGGCTCAGACCCTCCCACCGCCTGCTGCTTCTCTTACACCCTGCGGAAGCTTCCTCGCAACTTTGTGATCGATTATTACGAGACCAGCAGCCTCTGCTCCCAGCCAGCCGTGGTGTGAGTATCAACTCTGGGGCCTTTCTGGGAGGCAAGGGTGAGGGCAGGATTAGAAAAGGGGGCCCCTTGGGCGGTGGCGGGGAGATTAAGCAGTAGGGAGGCAGGTGTCAGGGCTGAAGGCCTCCCTGAGAGCAGTGAGGAAGAGGTCACAAGTCACCTGTTGAGCCCCAGAGGGCTGTGTGGAAGCTAAAGGAGGGGAAGGTGCTTTCCGGGGAGGAGGTTAGCCAGAGGCCAGGAAAACAGGGAAAGTCGAGAAGATGACAGCAGATGAGGGCTGCTGTCTTAAACCATGCTTAGAAAACACGTGGAAAAGTCTTCGCTAGGGGCAGCTGGGAAGGAACGGGGAGATATGGCAACAATGACTGCAAAACTCATTGGTGCCTAATCTGGGCAACCCAGGGGGCCGCAGCTAAACCCAGGGAGGACGTTAGAAGGAATCAGGCCCTGGCAGCATCCCAGAAAGGGTCTGCTCACCCACGAGGTTGCCCCACATGAGCCATGGTTAAGGACGGGCAGATGCCCACCACGGGCAAGATGCCATGGGATTCCAACCTGTCCACTCCTTTGTTCCACAGATTCCAAACCAAAAAGGGCAGGCAGGTCTGCGCCAACCCCAGTGATCCCTGGGTGCAGGAGTACATGGATGACCTCGAACTGAACTGAGCTGCTCTGAGCCCGGGGCAGGTGTTCTGCGGGAAAAGTCATCTGAGCCTGATGCTTCTCAACGAGACGCACCCTCTCTACGCTCACGACTCCTCTCAGTAGTCCCTGTTCCTTCTCttaatttaatcttcattatGTACTGTGTTATTATTGTATTTGGTGGTGTTTCCCAGTATTTACGTTTGTTTTGCCAAAGGACACATGTCCCCCATGGGGATGGTCCACCATCACCGTTCCTCTGCTATTGCAGATGCGTGGATAATGCAATTGATTCCAAgtgtttttcataataaaactttcaaaaaatgcAGACAGTTTCTatgtgttttaatttgctttgtgATACGGGGAATTGCCTGGTATTATGAATAGGGACAAACTACAGTTTCCAAACACAATAAGAATGATCAATTACTGAGTCCTTCGTATGGGCTCAGATGTCTAAAGATACAAACGTCACTTACACTTTTCGCAAAGATTTGACAGTATTATGAAGTAGAGACTGTTAACcgcaattttacagatgaggaagcagaggcacagaggtgATGGGACTCGCTAAGGCTTGGAGGTCTGCTTGGGGTGCACCATGCGTGAAAGGGTGATTGAAAAGTATAGCTGTGCGGCTGAGGGCTATCATTTCCACATCTTGCAGGGAAGTTGTAAATAGGAGCAGCAGCACAATACAGAGGGAAGATGAAGTAGCTCAGAGTCAGAAAAGTAGGCCTCCCTCAGCACCACCCACTACCAGTAAGAAAGTCATCTTGTCTTCCTGGGCCTCACTTTTCACACCTGTAAAGTGGGAGTGATATTTGAAGGGGTGTTGTGATGTGTAAAGCTCTCATCACGGGGCCTGGCACCTGGAagattctctctttccctctctgagtctcagctttttCCCTTAAAATGGGCTGTAATGTCTATCCTGCCAGGGTCATCAGGCAGATTAGATTAGTGGATTGGCTCTCTGGAGCCAAAGCAAATGCGAAGTGTTGTCATGAGGACAAAAGAACAAATGTCAGATTTGGGTCTAGAGTGTGGTGGGAGTAACCCAACGCCACTTCTCCTCAACAACCCTTCGATCACAGCTTCCTATGATGTGGGTCAGAGAGAACATGGCTCTCAAACAGAATCATATGCACAATTCAGTCTTGATCCACAAGCTGGGAGGAACCTCTCAGGTCATCTGGTCCAGCCCTATCATATTACGGAAACTGAGGAATAGGAGCTGAGAAGTGACTTTCTGCAGGCTACCCAGAAAGTGTCAAGGCCAGGGCCAAGTCCCAGGTGAGTCCCCTTTTCTGTGCTCCTTGTGACATGCGTCTGTGGTCCCTAAAAGGACAGCTCATTGTGTAAGTAAGGTAAAGAGGGGGCTACCCCAGACTTGTTTGAGTGCTCTTTTTTTATCGaactatagttaatttataatattgtgtttcaggtatacagtaaagtgattcagttatattgaatatattcatatatatatatttataaatacaagggtgaatcaaaaattatccaccctctggttatattaaaacttctataaattctacagccagagtggaaTAATTTTTAAGTAGATAATTTTCTACTTACCctcatatatattcttcttcagattcttttccattctaggttattacaagatattgaatatagttccctgtgctatacagtaaatccttgttgtttagctattttatatatagtcgtgtctGTCTGTTcattccatactcctaatttatccctcccctctctccctttccctttggtactcataagtttgctttctatgtctgtgagtctgtttctgttttgtaaataagttcatttgaattattattattattattttaggttccacgtataagtgataacatacagtatttgtctttctctgtctgacttcacttagtatgataatctctaggtccatccatgtgctGCCAGTGGCAATatgtcattcttctttatggctgagtagtattccattgcatacatgtaccacatcttctttatccattcatctgtcagtggacacataggttgcttccatgtcttggttaatgtatatagtgctgctatgaacattggggtgcatgtatctttccaaagtaGGGTTTTCaccttttctggatatatgcccaggagcgggattgctgagtcatatggcaattctatttttagttgtttttgaggaacctctgtactgttttctgtagtggctgcaccaatttacatgcccagtAAGAGTGTGAGgggcttcccttttcttcacacctgctccagcatttattttttgtagactttttaatgatgagcattctgaccagtgtgaggtgatacctcactgtggtttggatttgcatttcttgtTTAAGTGCTCTTAGTCTGATGCAGGAGCAGAACTGAGGCTATGTACCTCTCTGGGGCCAACAGACAAAATCCGCTT
The DNA window shown above is from Hippopotamus amphibius kiboko isolate mHipAmp2 chromosome 17, mHipAmp2.hap2, whole genome shotgun sequence and carries:
- the LOC130840375 gene encoding C-C motif chemokine 4 gives rise to the protein MKLCVTVLSLLMLMAAFCSPALSAPMGSDPPTACCFSYTLRKLPRNFVIDYYETSSLCSQPAVVFQTKKGRQVCANPSDPWVQEYMDDLELN